The following coding sequences lie in one Candidatus Yanofskybacteria bacterium genomic window:
- the holA gene encoding DNA polymerase III subunit delta: MIIFLYGQDGYRLNDNFRKIIESYKIKHKSGFNLFNFDFADNFDFSNFEDAIKSTSFFSEVKLIAVKNSFLAKKELEKVIELMKAFDLPKNKEIVLLFGENKTEAELNKLSKDLLAYLKKNSEPIRNFEQLKGAKLEAWLSGEFALAGSKIQPLAIRKLIDIVGGDSWALSNEINKLCNYRPGGTIGAGDVSLLVSEKIDLNIFDLVDALGSKSKARAFELLYKEISTGRDPYYILTMAIYQFRNLLIVKDLMSRSIPRGETAKKAGLHPFVVQKASASASKFSMPELKNLYTRLLEIDISTKTGRGDLTDYLFGFVLA, from the coding sequence GTGATAATTTTTCTTTACGGACAAGACGGCTATAGGCTCAATGATAATTTCAGAAAGATCATTGAGAGCTATAAGATTAAGCATAAGAGCGGTTTCAACCTCTTTAATTTTGATTTTGCCGACAACTTTGATTTCTCAAATTTTGAGGACGCGATAAAAAGCACTTCTTTCTTTAGCGAGGTTAAGCTAATCGCCGTAAAAAATTCCTTTTTGGCCAAAAAGGAGCTTGAGAAAGTTATTGAATTGATGAAGGCATTTGATCTACCGAAGAATAAAGAGATCGTACTTCTTTTTGGGGAAAATAAAACCGAGGCGGAGCTTAATAAGCTATCTAAGGATTTATTGGCATATCTAAAAAAGAATTCTGAGCCAATTAGGAATTTCGAGCAACTGAAGGGAGCTAAGCTGGAGGCTTGGCTCAGTGGGGAGTTTGCATTGGCAGGATCGAAAATACAGCCTCTAGCCATCAGGAAGCTGATAGATATCGTGGGAGGGGATAGCTGGGCACTTAGCAACGAGATTAATAAATTGTGTAATTATAGGCCGGGAGGTACGATCGGAGCGGGAGACGTGAGCCTCTTAGTGAGTGAAAAAATCGATTTAAATATATTTGACCTTGTAGATGCACTCGGATCGAAATCAAAGGCCAGGGCCTTTGAGCTTTTATACAAAGAGATTAGCACGGGTCGCGATCCGTACTATATATTAACGATGGCCATATACCAATTTAGGAACTTGCTCATAGTAAAAGATTTAATGTCGCGGTCCATCCCCAGGGGAGAGACGGCGAAGAAGGCCGGATTGCATCCTTTCGTCGTACAGAAGGCTTCGGCTAGTGCTTCTAAGTTTTCTATGCCTGAGCTAAAAAATCTATATACAAGACTGCTTGAAATTGATATAAGTACCAAGACTGGCCGGGGCGATCTAACTGATTATCTATTCGGCTTTGTTTTAGCCTAA